In the Opitutia bacterium genome, one interval contains:
- a CDS encoding glycoside hydrolase family 65 protein: MRRGNVYQIANGYMGYRGTLDEFGADEAVGITLAGLFDQVGSAWREPVNAPNGAYTKVAIDGVELSALDTTVTQHRQTLHFANACFERETRFAVAGKSVAIRSRRFLSAVEPNLGVVEFSVECDQAAELTIRTGIDYQIWDLNGPHLRELAASVSEGVFCVQGRTHEAGKHVVVAEAVGGGLVADEHADSSSRLLRIARRALQPGVPVTFAKYFAVFTDNDRVNAPLALAAIEAVKRARDLGFAACLARHDAEWAQRWARCDVLIEGDDEAQLALRYSLLQLLMVAPVAGSANSIPARALSGQVYKGAIFWDTEMFMFPFFLHTYPEKAVELLRYRIKTLDGARRKAATEGPGYRGAFYAWESQDTGDDACTYFNIGDPITGRELRTHFRDKQVHISGDVAIALWQYFKITGDDTLLREGGAEVILECARFYYSYAHFKKDRARYEILDVIGPDEYHERINNNAFTNVVVRETFEIALAVVDHLRQRCPEELVALLAKLDIERELPAFADAAARLFVPAPDPTTGVIEQFDGYFKLRDASIDELKAKMVHPHEYLGAGQGLAVPTKVIKQADVVMMLNLFKARYSTEVKRANWAYYEPRTEHGSSLSACAYALVATEFGDTESAYRYFLKTATIDLKAAYKVYVGTIFMGGSHPAANGGAWMTAVLGFGGVRADENQLTIDPRLPCQWRAMEFGLEYRGDRFRVRIEPQAVTITAADGNRGVPVIVVAEETVKLPAGARRTVQRGGTASAGAPDLAAESISSS; the protein is encoded by the coding sequence ATGCGGCGGGGCAACGTCTATCAGATCGCGAATGGCTACATGGGCTATCGCGGCACGTTGGACGAGTTCGGGGCGGACGAGGCCGTCGGCATCACGCTCGCCGGCCTGTTCGACCAGGTCGGCTCGGCGTGGCGCGAGCCGGTCAATGCCCCGAACGGTGCCTACACGAAGGTGGCGATCGACGGCGTCGAACTCTCGGCGCTCGACACGACGGTGACGCAACATCGGCAAACGCTGCACTTCGCCAATGCGTGCTTTGAGCGCGAGACGCGTTTCGCTGTCGCCGGAAAGTCGGTGGCGATCCGCTCGCGCCGCTTCCTGAGCGCGGTCGAGCCGAACCTCGGCGTGGTCGAATTCTCGGTCGAGTGCGACCAAGCCGCCGAACTCACGATCCGAACGGGCATCGACTACCAAATCTGGGATCTGAACGGCCCGCATTTGCGCGAACTCGCGGCCTCGGTCTCCGAAGGCGTGTTCTGCGTGCAGGGACGGACCCACGAGGCGGGAAAGCACGTTGTGGTCGCCGAGGCCGTCGGCGGGGGACTGGTCGCGGATGAACATGCGGATTCGAGCAGTCGCCTTCTGCGCATCGCGCGTCGGGCGCTGCAGCCCGGCGTGCCGGTGACGTTCGCGAAATATTTCGCGGTCTTCACGGATAACGATCGCGTCAATGCGCCGCTCGCATTGGCCGCGATCGAAGCGGTGAAGCGCGCGCGAGACCTCGGCTTCGCTGCCTGCCTCGCACGGCACGACGCGGAATGGGCGCAGCGGTGGGCGCGTTGCGATGTGTTGATCGAAGGCGACGACGAGGCGCAGCTCGCGCTGCGTTACAGTCTGCTGCAACTGCTGATGGTCGCGCCGGTCGCGGGCAGCGCGAATTCGATCCCGGCGCGCGCGCTGTCGGGGCAGGTCTACAAGGGCGCGATTTTCTGGGACACGGAGATGTTCATGTTTCCGTTCTTCCTCCACACGTATCCGGAGAAGGCGGTCGAGTTGCTGCGCTATCGCATCAAGACGCTCGATGGCGCGCGCCGGAAGGCGGCGACGGAGGGGCCGGGCTATCGCGGGGCCTTCTACGCGTGGGAAAGCCAGGACACCGGCGACGACGCCTGCACGTATTTCAACATCGGCGATCCGATCACGGGCCGCGAGTTGCGCACGCACTTCCGCGACAAGCAGGTCCACATCAGCGGCGACGTCGCGATCGCGCTGTGGCAGTATTTCAAAATCACCGGCGACGACACGCTGCTGCGCGAGGGCGGCGCCGAGGTGATCCTCGAATGCGCGCGGTTCTACTACTCGTATGCCCACTTCAAGAAGGACCGCGCGCGCTACGAGATCCTCGATGTCATCGGGCCCGACGAATACCACGAGCGCATCAACAACAACGCGTTCACGAACGTAGTCGTGCGCGAGACGTTCGAGATCGCGCTCGCGGTCGTGGATCACCTGCGTCAGCGCTGTCCGGAAGAACTCGTGGCGTTGCTGGCCAAGCTCGACATCGAGCGCGAGTTGCCGGCGTTCGCCGACGCCGCAGCGCGGCTGTTTGTGCCCGCGCCGGATCCGACGACGGGCGTGATCGAGCAGTTTGACGGCTACTTCAAGCTGCGCGATGCCTCGATCGACGAGCTGAAGGCGAAGATGGTGCATCCGCACGAATACCTCGGCGCGGGGCAGGGACTCGCTGTGCCGACGAAGGTCATCAAGCAGGCCGACGTCGTGATGATGCTGAACCTGTTCAAGGCGCGCTACTCGACGGAAGTGAAGCGCGCGAATTGGGCCTATTACGAGCCACGCACGGAGCACGGCTCGAGCTTGAGCGCGTGTGCGTATGCGCTCGTCGCGACGGAGTTCGGCGACACCGAGTCGGCTTACCGCTATTTCCTCAAGACGGCCACGATCGATCTGAAGGCGGCCTACAAGGTCTACGTCGGCACGATTTTCATGGGCGGTTCGCATCCCGCCGCAAACGGCGGCGCCTGGATGACCGCCGTGCTCGGCTTCGGCGGCGTGCGCGCGGACGAGAATCAGCTCACGATCGATCCGCGATTGCCGTGCCAATGGCGGGCGATGGAGTTCGGCCTCGAATATCGCGGTGACCGATTCCGCGTCCGGATCGAACCGCAAGCGGTCACGATCACGGCGGCCGACGGGAATCGGGGCGTGCCGGTGATCGTCGTGGCCGAGGAAACCGTGAAGTTGCCCGCCGGAGCGAGGCGCACGGTGCAGCGCGGTGGAACAGCCAGCGCCGGCGCGCCGGATCTCGCCGCGGAATCGATTTCTTCGTCATGA
- a CDS encoding MFS transporter, whose amino-acid sequence MSSSLIPKPRLSFWQLWNMSFGYVGIQFGFALQNANISRIFETLGAKVDEIPILWIAGPVTGLLVQPIVGYLSDKTWNRLGRRKPYFLIGALCASAALLVVPNSPALWFAAGMLWIMDAAINITMEPMRAFVGDMLPDEQRTMGFAVQTFFIGASSVVGSLMPYLLTNVFQVANTAPEGHVPDSVKWSFGLGGVVYLAAVLWTVFKVQEYSPEQQRAFHGEPEAAAGGSEDGVVLDPARYYRFGGAVALVGVVFTALIVALSWDKGLYILSCGAIFYGLLQVVTGWRYAAGKKRGLVELIHDVNNMPASMRQLALAQMFTWFALFAFFIYATAAVTEYHFGSSDPKTAAYNAGANWVGVLMAVYNGVAALAAFLLPPLARRLSRVRTHALCLAVGGLGLGSMYFFAEPKLLIVSMIGLGVGWASLLTLPYAILSSVVPYRKMGVYMGMFNFFIVIPQILAAAVLGLLVRTVFHGHAIHALLLGGISMIVAAALSLRVRDEARPT is encoded by the coding sequence ATGTCTTCCTCCCTGATCCCCAAACCCCGTCTGAGTTTCTGGCAGCTCTGGAACATGAGCTTCGGCTACGTCGGCATCCAGTTCGGCTTCGCGCTGCAGAACGCGAACATCAGCCGAATCTTCGAGACGCTCGGCGCGAAGGTGGACGAGATTCCGATTCTCTGGATCGCTGGACCCGTCACGGGCCTGCTCGTGCAGCCGATCGTCGGCTACCTGAGCGACAAGACCTGGAACCGGCTCGGCCGCCGCAAACCGTATTTTCTCATCGGTGCGCTGTGCGCCTCCGCCGCGCTGCTGGTGGTGCCGAACTCGCCCGCGCTGTGGTTCGCGGCGGGCATGCTCTGGATCATGGATGCCGCGATCAACATCACGATGGAGCCGATGCGCGCGTTCGTGGGCGACATGTTGCCGGACGAGCAGCGCACGATGGGCTTCGCGGTGCAGACCTTCTTCATCGGCGCGAGCTCGGTTGTCGGCTCGCTGATGCCGTATCTGCTCACGAACGTCTTTCAGGTGGCGAACACCGCGCCGGAAGGCCACGTGCCGGACTCCGTGAAATGGTCGTTCGGCCTCGGCGGTGTCGTCTATCTCGCCGCGGTGCTGTGGACGGTGTTCAAGGTGCAGGAGTATTCGCCGGAACAGCAGCGCGCGTTTCACGGCGAGCCGGAGGCCGCCGCGGGCGGCAGCGAGGACGGCGTCGTGCTCGATCCCGCGCGCTACTATCGCTTCGGCGGCGCGGTCGCGCTGGTGGGCGTCGTCTTTACTGCGCTCATTGTGGCGCTCAGCTGGGACAAGGGCCTCTACATTCTCTCCTGCGGAGCGATCTTCTACGGGTTGCTGCAAGTGGTGACCGGCTGGCGTTACGCCGCCGGCAAGAAGCGCGGCCTCGTGGAACTCATCCACGACGTGAACAACATGCCGGCCTCGATGCGGCAGCTGGCGCTCGCGCAGATGTTCACGTGGTTCGCGCTGTTTGCGTTCTTCATCTACGCGACGGCCGCGGTGACGGAGTATCACTTCGGCAGTTCCGATCCGAAGACGGCGGCCTACAATGCCGGCGCGAACTGGGTCGGCGTGCTGATGGCCGTCTATAACGGCGTGGCCGCGCTCGCAGCGTTCCTGCTGCCGCCGCTCGCGCGGCGCCTGAGCCGCGTTCGCACGCACGCGCTGTGCCTCGCCGTCGGCGGCCTCGGGCTGGGCTCGATGTATTTCTTCGCCGAGCCGAAGCTGCTGATCGTCTCAATGATCGGCCTCGGCGTGGGCTGGGCGAGCCTGCTCACGCTGCCTTACGCGATCCTCAGCAGCGTCGTGCCCTACCGGAAAATGGGCGTCTACATGGGCATGTTCAATTTCTTCATCGTCATCCCGCAGATTCTCGCGGCGGCGGTGCTCGGCCTGCTCGTGCGCACCGTTTTCCACGGGCACGCGATCCACGCGCTGCTGCTCGGCGGCATCTCGATGATCGTGGCGGCGGCGCTGTCGCTGCGGGTGCGCGACGAGGCGCGGCCCACGTAA
- a CDS encoding beta-phosphoglucomutase family hydrolase yields the protein MSPTARWPLTASLRRGPSPSPTRSRSDPGGARGAWGRRAPLGTVTPIPQRLSAAPRRHRRAAAPLKRRRGSSASPVFPFRLVNSPFPSAQPSAPCDSRANEVSARTFDAAIFDMDGVVTDTAALHSTAWKQMYDEFLRHRAERTGAPFQEFSHSRDYRAYVDGKPRYEGVASFLASRGIDLPLGSPDDPPRAETICGLGNRKNELFNVLVATSGARVYPSTVALIRSLRDAGVKIGLATSSRNSALILAHSQTAPLFATVVDGLVSARLGLRGKPAPDIFVTAGATLGVAPARAIVFEDAVSGVRAGADGGFALVIGVARDYNARELREQGADVVVADLAELNLEKINAQVRLKRAAA from the coding sequence ATGAGCCCGACGGCACGGTGGCCGCTTACCGCATCGCTCCGACGCGGACCTTCACCCTCACCAACACGTTCACGTTCTGATCCCGGGGGGGCGCGCGGTGCTTGGGGGCGCCGCGCGCCACTCGGAACGGTGACACCGATTCCGCAGCGTTTGTCCGCCGCGCCGCGAAGGCACCGGCGGGCCGCCGCTCCCCTCAAGCGCCGGCGGGGTTCGTCTGCCTCGCCGGTTTTTCCCTTCCGCCTCGTGAATTCTCCCTTTCCATCCGCTCAACCTTCCGCGCCCTGCGACTCCCGCGCGAACGAAGTTTCCGCCCGCACGTTCGATGCGGCGATCTTCGACATGGACGGCGTAGTCACCGACACGGCGGCGCTCCACTCGACCGCGTGGAAGCAGATGTACGATGAATTCCTGCGACATCGGGCGGAGCGCACCGGTGCGCCATTCCAGGAGTTCTCCCACAGCCGAGACTATCGCGCCTACGTGGACGGCAAGCCGCGCTACGAAGGTGTGGCATCGTTCCTCGCCTCGCGCGGGATCGACCTGCCGCTGGGTTCGCCGGACGATCCTCCTCGCGCCGAAACCATCTGCGGGCTCGGCAACCGCAAGAACGAGCTCTTCAACGTCCTCGTCGCGACGAGCGGCGCGAGGGTGTATCCATCCACGGTCGCGCTCATCCGGTCACTGCGGGACGCCGGCGTGAAGATCGGACTCGCAACCTCGAGCCGTAATTCCGCGTTGATTCTCGCGCACAGCCAGACCGCGCCGCTCTTCGCGACGGTGGTCGACGGCCTCGTGTCCGCTCGGCTTGGCCTCCGCGGCAAGCCGGCGCCGGATATCTTCGTGACCGCGGGCGCGACTCTCGGCGTCGCGCCCGCACGCGCGATCGTGTTCGAGGACGCCGTCTCCGGCGTGCGCGCGGGAGCCGACGGCGGCTTCGCCCTCGTGATCGGCGTCGCACGCGACTACAACGCCCGCGAACTGCGCGAGCAGGGCGCCGACGTCGTGGTCGCGGATCTCGCCGAGCTGAATTTGGAAAAAATCAACGCGCAGGTTCGCCTTAAGCGAGCCGCCGCGTGA
- a CDS encoding TonB-dependent receptor plug domain-containing protein, translated as MKSTTLLRTNPSLSSPCRPAAKASPRFLPVFVAALFSTLPALQAQTAPAAPDAPKKDDEQVVLLSPFEVKASDAKDGYSAATSLAGNRLNTELRDIGSAVTVVTKEFLRDVNAKDNKSLLQYTTGTEVGGTRGNFAGVGDAAQLNEDTLRPNDNTRVRGLAAADNTRDFFRSDVPWDSYNVERVDMQRGANSILFGQGSPAGIINAGLKTAQFRNFGSVEVGVDNYGTVRSTADLNQVIVPKELSLRLSLLNQNEKFRQEPAFSDDRRIYAALRYEPAALNRDGLLTSIKANFESGSIDSNNPRMLPPSDAISPWFTALNQATYNQFQAFDHLSGRPNHGQFRVNLAATGAKNPAYQPYIGTFATPSGRAGPTVFMNGSGQVVMATDIIGAFVAGGRGADGSVDGGIAAMPDNGWVSLQGTAQWAINSGAPYSKAGLWKNKVITDPSVFDFYNKLIDGDTKREWQDFNVGNVNLTQTYFHNRAGISLDYSKERYENGQKALLPGDVRLQIDPMAVYGDGSPDAGLGNGEPYSNGTKNPNVGRAFVSSNNAGGNRSLLSEREAYRATAFVQHDFTEKDNNLWRRILGQHTLTGLVGRDTVETDARTWQRYGIFDDAFYTLSGRADQRFNGGLIPVQVVYLGDSLLGRPLAGANLPSVSGNTTMASGSMRYFNSTWNSNVNPAAPWENGFYPVGNPSRNSTQAENPANYVGWSTTPFNIVDADASAANRDRLTTRASLGKAETESKVFVWQGKLLDDSLVGTIGWRKDTAESWAFDMSPNDFPVSKNRGAVNLSSDYYHLPAIGQRVEVDSKSYSLVAHLNQLPLLRKTLERLPVNVSVYYNRSTNFKPDSSRVDIYGESLAAPAGKTVDYGVRFETKDGRFSLRVNRYETSNFNATSTQINAASIGNWMQLTQNFANVFQYNIKPWGYDATAAGATGSDTDIFNTNSGGDPMRYNFHYFANRPLQPGEVLSNDGAWIVSPATEKKILDNTRKFQRSVDPRFWKAWRIDTFGDFGPSKNEVTYSVPTGFAITEDNVSKGWEIELAAQPKPNWRVLLNASKTDARRTNIGNANMREFMNLVAAALKVQDGVSKLHHYWGTEDVVTAGKNWFDGEGLVAAPGSEWRLAQLVEGTTVPELREWRVNLVTNYELETGALKGVHFGGGVRYQSDATAGFRPTGNPNDPTTVEYDLANPFKTPSETNVDLWVGYNRRISKKVHWHVQLNVKDAFSGKELIPITYEPDGTVAAYRIAPTRTFTLTNTFTF; from the coding sequence ATGAAATCGACCACCCTGTTACGCACCAACCCAAGCCTCAGTTCTCCTTGCAGACCGGCCGCGAAAGCGTCGCCCCGATTCCTCCCGGTCTTTGTTGCCGCTCTTTTCAGCACGCTGCCCGCCCTCCAGGCGCAGACGGCCCCGGCCGCCCCGGACGCTCCGAAGAAGGACGATGAGCAGGTGGTCCTGCTCTCGCCGTTCGAGGTCAAGGCCAGCGACGCCAAGGACGGCTACTCCGCCGCGACGTCGCTTGCCGGCAACCGCCTCAACACCGAACTGCGCGACATCGGCAGCGCGGTCACAGTGGTGACGAAGGAGTTCCTCCGTGACGTCAACGCGAAGGACAACAAGTCCCTGCTGCAATACACCACTGGCACCGAGGTCGGCGGCACGCGCGGCAACTTCGCCGGCGTCGGCGACGCGGCGCAGCTCAACGAGGACACGCTGCGTCCGAACGACAACACGCGCGTGCGCGGCCTCGCCGCAGCGGACAACACCCGCGACTTCTTCCGCTCCGACGTGCCGTGGGATTCCTACAACGTCGAGCGCGTCGACATGCAGCGCGGCGCGAACTCGATCCTCTTCGGCCAGGGCAGCCCGGCCGGCATCATCAACGCCGGATTGAAGACGGCCCAATTCCGCAACTTCGGTTCGGTCGAGGTCGGCGTCGACAACTACGGCACCGTGCGCAGCACGGCCGATCTCAACCAAGTGATCGTCCCGAAGGAGCTGTCCCTACGCCTGTCGCTGTTGAACCAGAACGAAAAATTCCGGCAGGAACCCGCGTTTTCAGATGATCGGCGCATCTACGCCGCCCTGCGTTACGAGCCGGCGGCGCTCAATCGCGACGGCCTGCTCACCTCGATCAAAGCCAACTTCGAGTCCGGCAGCATCGATAGCAACAACCCGCGCATGCTGCCGCCGTCGGATGCGATCTCGCCCTGGTTCACCGCGCTGAATCAGGCGACCTATAACCAGTTCCAAGCCTTCGACCATCTGTCGGGCCGGCCGAACCACGGGCAATTTCGCGTCAATCTCGCCGCCACTGGCGCGAAGAATCCCGCCTATCAGCCCTACATCGGCACCTTCGCTACGCCGTCCGGTCGCGCGGGCCCGACCGTGTTCATGAACGGAAGCGGCCAAGTCGTGATGGCTACCGATATCATCGGTGCGTTCGTCGCCGGCGGCCGCGGGGCCGACGGCAGCGTCGACGGCGGCATCGCCGCCATGCCCGACAACGGCTGGGTCTCGCTGCAAGGCACGGCGCAATGGGCGATCAACTCCGGCGCTCCCTATTCGAAGGCCGGCCTGTGGAAGAACAAGGTGATCACCGATCCGTCGGTCTTCGATTTCTACAACAAGCTTATCGACGGCGACACGAAGCGCGAATGGCAGGACTTCAACGTCGGCAACGTCAACCTCACGCAGACCTATTTCCACAATCGCGCCGGCATCTCGCTGGACTACTCGAAGGAGCGCTACGAAAACGGCCAGAAGGCGCTGCTCCCGGGCGACGTCCGCCTGCAGATCGATCCCATGGCGGTCTACGGTGACGGTTCCCCGGATGCCGGCCTCGGCAACGGCGAACCCTACTCGAACGGCACGAAGAATCCCAACGTCGGCCGCGCCTTCGTCTCCTCTAACAACGCCGGCGGCAACCGTTCGCTCCTCTCGGAGCGTGAGGCCTACCGCGCCACCGCGTTCGTGCAGCACGACTTCACGGAGAAGGACAACAACCTCTGGCGCCGCATCCTCGGCCAGCACACGCTCACCGGCCTCGTCGGCCGCGACACGGTCGAGACCGACGCCCGCACCTGGCAGCGCTACGGCATCTTCGACGATGCGTTCTACACGCTCTCCGGTCGCGCCGATCAGCGCTTCAATGGCGGACTGATTCCCGTGCAGGTGGTTTACCTCGGCGACTCGCTGCTCGGACGTCCGCTCGCCGGCGCGAATCTCCCGTCCGTCAGCGGCAACACCACCATGGCCAGCGGCTCGATGCGCTATTTCAATTCGACCTGGAACTCGAACGTCAATCCGGCCGCGCCGTGGGAAAACGGCTTCTATCCGGTCGGCAATCCCTCGCGCAACTCGACCCAAGCCGAGAATCCCGCCAACTACGTCGGCTGGAGCACCACGCCGTTCAACATCGTCGACGCTGACGCCTCGGCGGCCAATCGCGACCGCCTCACCACGCGCGCCTCGCTCGGCAAGGCCGAGACCGAATCGAAAGTCTTCGTCTGGCAGGGCAAGTTGCTCGACGACTCGCTCGTCGGCACGATCGGCTGGCGCAAGGACACCGCGGAGTCGTGGGCGTTCGACATGTCGCCGAATGATTTCCCCGTCTCGAAAAACCGCGGCGCGGTGAACCTGAGTTCGGATTACTATCATCTGCCGGCCATCGGCCAGCGCGTCGAGGTCGACTCCAAGTCCTACAGCCTGGTCGCGCACCTGAATCAGCTGCCGCTGCTCCGGAAGACCTTGGAGCGCCTGCCGGTGAACGTGAGCGTCTACTACAACCGCTCCACCAACTTCAAACCCGACTCCAGCCGCGTCGACATCTACGGCGAATCGCTCGCCGCGCCCGCGGGCAAGACGGTCGACTACGGTGTCCGTTTCGAGACCAAGGACGGCCGCTTCTCGCTGCGCGTGAATCGCTATGAGACGAGTAATTTCAACGCGACCAGCACGCAGATCAACGCCGCCTCGATCGGCAACTGGATGCAGCTGACGCAGAACTTCGCGAACGTCTTCCAGTATAACATCAAGCCGTGGGGCTACGACGCCACTGCCGCCGGCGCGACCGGCAGCGACACCGACATCTTCAACACCAACTCGGGCGGCGACCCGATGCGCTACAACTTCCACTACTTCGCCAATCGTCCGCTGCAACCGGGCGAAGTGCTCTCGAACGACGGCGCGTGGATCGTGTCGCCCGCGACCGAGAAGAAGATCCTCGATAACACGCGCAAGTTCCAGCGCTCCGTCGATCCGCGCTTCTGGAAGGCCTGGCGCATCGACACCTTCGGCGACTTCGGCCCGTCGAAGAACGAGGTCACCTACAGCGTGCCGACCGGCTTCGCCATCACCGAGGACAACGTCTCCAAGGGTTGGGAAATCGAACTAGCCGCGCAGCCGAAGCCGAACTGGCGCGTCCTGCTCAACGCTTCCAAGACCGACGCCCGCCGCACCAACATCGGCAATGCGAACATGCGCGAGTTCATGAACCTCGTCGCCGCGGCGCTGAAGGTTCAGGACGGCGTCTCCAAGCTCCACCACTACTGGGGCACCGAGGACGTCGTGACCGCCGGCAAGAACTGGTTCGATGGCGAAGGTCTCGTCGCCGCGCCGGGCAGCGAGTGGCGCCTCGCCCAGCTGGTCGAAGGCACCACGGTTCCCGAGCTGCGCGAGTGGCGCGTCAATCTCGTCACCAACTACGAGCTCGAGACCGGCGCGCTCAAGGGCGTGCACTTCGGCGGCGGCGTGCGCTATCAGAGCGACGCGACGGCCGGCTTCCGTCCGACCGGCAACCCGAACGACCCGACGACCGTCGAGTATGATCTCGCCAACCCGTTCAAGACTCCGTCCGAGACGAACGTCGATCTCTGGGTGGGTTACAACCGGAGGATCTCCAAGAAGGTCCACTGGCACGTCCAGCTGAACGTGAAGGACGCGTTCTCCGGCAAGGAGCTCATTCCGATCACGTATGAGCCCGACGGCACGGTGGCCGCTTACCGCATCGCTCCGACGCGGACCTTCACCCTCACCAACACGTTCACGTTCTGA
- a CDS encoding NAD-dependent epimerase/dehydratase family protein, producing the protein MSSASSYRGKRVLITGGLGFIGSNLARALVEAGAEVTVIDSLIPEYGGNRRNIAGIEDRLTIHISDVRDLHRLPNFVRGQDVLFNLAGQTSHMDSMTDPVTDLEINCAAQLSILEACRLHNPGVRIVFASTRQIYGRPDYLPVDEAHPLRPVDVNGINKLAGEQYHLLYSQVHGIRSTVLRLTNTIGPRMRIKDARQTFVGVWIKSALQGEPFEVWGGAQLRDFTYVDDAVDAFLEAGARDEAISQVYNIGGLGKVSLRELADLLVELHPSSAGYRVREFPADRQKIDIGDYYSSGALIERQLGWKPRADLRSALRLTLTYFERELSHYL; encoded by the coding sequence ATGTCGTCCGCCTCATCCTATCGTGGCAAGCGGGTGCTCATCACGGGCGGCCTGGGCTTCATCGGCTCGAACCTGGCGCGGGCGCTGGTGGAGGCGGGAGCAGAGGTGACCGTCATCGACAGCCTGATTCCCGAGTATGGCGGCAACCGGCGAAATATCGCCGGAATCGAGGACCGGTTGACGATTCACATCTCCGACGTGCGGGACCTTCACCGCCTGCCCAACTTCGTGCGCGGGCAGGATGTGCTCTTCAACCTGGCCGGGCAGACCAGCCACATGGATTCGATGACGGATCCCGTGACGGACCTGGAGATCAACTGCGCGGCGCAGCTTTCGATTCTCGAGGCCTGCCGGCTGCACAACCCGGGTGTGCGGATCGTGTTTGCGAGCACGCGGCAGATTTACGGGCGGCCCGATTACCTGCCGGTGGACGAGGCGCATCCGTTGCGGCCGGTCGACGTGAACGGCATCAACAAACTCGCGGGCGAGCAGTATCACCTGCTGTATTCGCAGGTGCACGGCATCCGCAGCACGGTGCTGCGCCTGACCAACACGATCGGGCCGCGGATGCGGATCAAGGATGCGCGCCAGACGTTCGTGGGAGTTTGGATCAAGTCTGCGCTGCAGGGCGAGCCATTCGAGGTCTGGGGTGGGGCGCAGCTGCGTGATTTCACCTACGTGGACGACGCGGTGGACGCGTTTCTTGAGGCCGGCGCGCGCGACGAGGCGATCAGTCAGGTCTACAACATTGGCGGGTTGGGAAAAGTGAGCCTGCGGGAGTTGGCCGACTTGCTGGTCGAACTCCATCCGTCAAGCGCTGGCTACCGCGTGCGCGAGTTCCCGGCCGATCGCCAGAAGATCGATATCGGCGACTATTATTCCTCTGGCGCGCTCATCGAGCGGCAGCTCGGGTGGAAGCCGCGCGCCGATCTCCGGTCGGCCTTGCGGCTCACGCTGACTTACTTCGAGCGCGAGCTGAGCCATTATCTCTGA
- a CDS encoding DeoR/GlpR transcriptional regulator — translation MRVSMDIVNARRERLRQLIRVDGFLPLAEICRRLEISEATARRDLAVIAGEGHITRTRGGALADYNASFDSLAQRSHRARRPKEKIAAAALALLPPKGTVFLDAGTTILAVARALGRKRGAAAGLTFVTNNLSVATVLGTNEDIDLHVLGGTFLRRQAALLGGDAVRALSNWQFDVALLGGEGMDADGVTNSHAEIAAFQKTVCERTPRTFFCLDATKLGRTTPHRVARWGEFAGLITDANAKQFAAAGIKIPSRQLLHAS, via the coding sequence GTGCGCGTCTCCATGGACATCGTCAATGCCCGCCGGGAGCGACTGCGGCAGCTGATCCGCGTCGACGGTTTCCTGCCGTTGGCCGAGATTTGCCGGCGACTCGAGATTTCCGAAGCCACCGCGCGCCGCGATCTCGCCGTCATCGCCGGCGAGGGCCACATCACCCGCACCCGCGGCGGCGCGCTGGCCGACTACAACGCCTCCTTCGACTCCCTCGCCCAGCGCTCGCACCGCGCCCGCCGCCCGAAGGAAAAGATCGCCGCCGCCGCTCTCGCGCTGCTGCCGCCGAAGGGCACCGTCTTCCTCGACGCCGGCACGACCATCCTCGCCGTCGCGCGCGCCCTCGGCCGCAAGCGCGGCGCGGCCGCCGGCCTGACCTTCGTCACCAACAACCTTTCCGTCGCCACCGTGCTCGGCACGAACGAGGACATCGATCTCCACGTGCTCGGCGGCACCTTCCTGCGACGCCAGGCCGCGCTCCTCGGCGGTGACGCCGTGCGCGCACTGAGCAACTGGCAATTCGACGTCGCCCTGCTTGGCGGCGAAGGCATGGACGCCGACGGCGTCACCAATTCCCACGCCGAGATCGCCGCGTTTCAAAAGACCGTCTGCGAACGCACGCCACGCACCTTCTTCTGCCTCGACGCCACGAAGCTCGGGCGCACCACGCCGCACCGCGTCGCCCGCTGGGGCGAGTTCGCCGGCCTCATCACCGATGCCAACGCGAAGCAGTTCGCCGCCGCCGGCATCAAGATCCCTTCCCGTCAGCTGCTCCACGCCAGTTGA